The Verrucomicrobiia bacterium DNA window CGACGAATACGCCAAGGAATCGGTCTCCGACTTCGCCCTCTGGAAGGCCCGCGTTCCCGACGATGGGCAGGTCTACTGGCCCAGTCCCTGGGGCGAAGGACGTCCCGGATGGCACATCGAGTGCAGCGCCATGAGCATGAAACTCCTCGGCCCCAGCTTCGATCTCCACCTCGGTGGCGAGGACCTGGTCTTCCCCCACCACGAGGACGAGATCGCCCAAAGCGAGGGGGCCGCCTGGCACAATTCCGGGGAATGCTTCGTGAAACACTGGGTCCACGGCGCCTTCCTCCTTGTGGAGGGCAGGAAGATGAGCAAATCCCTCGGCAACTACTTCACCCTTCGCGACCTCCTTGCCCGGGGCTTTTCCGGCCGCGAAGTCCGCTATCTCCTCCTCACCGCCCATTACCGCGAATCCTTCAACTTTACCCTCGATGGCCTCACCGGTGCCCGGGCCGCCCTCGGCCGGATCGACGAATGCCTCGCCAAACTTACCGAACGAGCCGCCAGCCACACCGCCCCGCCCGATCCCGACCTCCTCGAACCCTTCCGATCCGCCCTCGACGACGACCTCAATGTTTCCGCGGCCTGGGCCGCTGTCTTCGACTGGATCCGCCACGTCAACCGGTTGATGGCCGCTCGGCAGCTGCCCCCCAAGTCCGCCGCCGCTGCCCTCGCCGCGTGGCGCCATGTCGCGAATACCTTCGGCCTCCAACCCCCGCCCGAAGCCGATGCCCCCCAGGAAATCCAAGCCCTGGCCGACGCCCGCGAAACTGCCCGGCGCGCTCGCGACTTCGCCCGGGCCGATGCCCTTCGCGAGGAACTCCGCTCCCGTGGTTGGACCATCGAGGACACCCCCAAGGGCCGCAAACTCAAACCACTCTGATCCCCATCGCCCCGTTGCCCCACCACGCCTTTGCGCTTCCGCCCCACCACGCCCGTTGCTACACCAACCCCGCATCATGGCCGAATCCCCATCCATCGGCTTCCTCGGCGCCGGCCGCATGGCCACCGCCCTCGCCCTGGGCTTCCTCCGTGCCCAGCTCGTCCGCGTCGAAAACCTCCACGCCAGCGATCTCGAACCTGCCGCCCGCGACCAGTTCGCTCGCACCACAGGCGCCACCACCACCGCCGACAACTTCGAAATCGCCCGGGCCTCCACACTCCTCGTCGCCGTCAAACCCACCCAGGTCGCCCAACTCCTCCGTGAACTCCGGCCCTCCCTTTCCCCAAGCCACCTCGTCGTCTCCATCGCTGCCGGCATCCCCCTCGCCCAACTCGAAGCCTCCGTCCCCCCCGGCGTCCGGGTCGCCCGCGTCATGCCCAATACCCCGGCCCTCCTGGGCGCCTCCGCCACCGCCTACTCGCTGGGCGCCCAATGCTCCCCCGAGGATGCCCACTGGATCCAGCGTCTCTTCGACGCCGTCGGAATCGCATTTCCCCTCCCCGAACCCCTTCTCGATGCCGTCACCGGCCTCAGCGGCAGCGGCCCGGCCTATGGCTACCTCATGATCGAGGCCCTCAGCGACGGCGGCGTCGCCGCCGGCCTCCCCCGGGACGTCGCCACCCGCCTTGCCGCCCAAACCCTCCTCGGCGCCGCCCGGATGGTCCTCGAAACCGGCCTCCATCCGGGTGCCCTCAAGGATCAGGTGGCCAGCCCTGGCGGCACCACCATCGAAGGCCTCCACGAACTTGAACGTGCCGGGCTCCGTGCCGGCCTCATCAACGCCGTCCGCGCCGCAGCCGA harbors:
- the cysS gene encoding cysteine--tRNA ligase, yielding MALQLFNTLSRRIEPFAPWDPSQRRVRMYCCGPTVHDYAHIGNFRTFVLADLLRRHLEASDWQVNHVMNVTDVEDKIIRRVRESGLPLADFTRPLERAFFEDHHALNCLPPHHSPRATEHIPDIIALISRLMERGLAYRAPDGSVYFSIAHYTSCGHRYGQLLPLNLDQLRPGDRVRSDEYAKESVSDFALWKARVPDDGQVYWPSPWGEGRPGWHIECSAMSMKLLGPSFDLHLGGEDLVFPHHEDEIAQSEGAAWHNSGECFVKHWVHGAFLLVEGRKMSKSLGNYFTLRDLLARGFSGREVRYLLLTAHYRESFNFTLDGLTGARAALGRIDECLAKLTERAASHTAPPDPDLLEPFRSALDDDLNVSAAWAAVFDWIRHVNRLMAARQLPPKSAAAALAAWRHVANTFGLQPPPEADAPQEIQALADARETARRARDFARADALREELRSRGWTIEDTPKGRKLKPL
- the proC gene encoding pyrroline-5-carboxylate reductase; protein product: MAESPSIGFLGAGRMATALALGFLRAQLVRVENLHASDLEPAARDQFARTTGATTTADNFEIARASTLLVAVKPTQVAQLLRELRPSLSPSHLVVSIAAGIPLAQLEASVPPGVRVARVMPNTPALLGASATAYSLGAQCSPEDAHWIQRLFDAVGIAFPLPEPLLDAVTGLSGSGPAYGYLMIEALSDGGVAAGLPRDVATRLAAQTLLGAARMVLETGLHPGALKDQVASPGGTTIEGLHELERAGLRAGLINAVRAAADKSRRLGQRDQP